Proteins encoded by one window of Sorex araneus isolate mSorAra2 chromosome 3, mSorAra2.pri, whole genome shotgun sequence:
- the APOA5 gene encoding apolipoprotein A-V yields the protein MADVAAALTCALALLTVFSAAQARKGFWDYFSQSSGDKGTVELTQQQKLAQESLNLKDSLEQDLNTVDTLLEKLGPLGGQGRESPGLPHDPVAVRQQLQEELEEVRTRLEPYMAEAHERVGWHLEGLRRQLLPYTVELMEQVALRVQELQEQLRLLGADAQARLWELPGRVVQHTSRVQELVHPYAERLVSGIGRHVQELQRSVAPHAAHASPARLGRCVQALSRKLTREAQALHARIRHNLEQLRHELGAFARADAGRDPQELSAEVGRQLQAFRHDTFLQIAAFTRALDQETAQVQQQLAPPPPGHRAFVPDFPAGDSDEARRELQARLDDLWEDISYGLEDRLHPPGQP from the exons ATGGCGGATGTGGCAGCCGCTCTGACCTGTGCGCTGGCCCTCCTCACAG TGTTTTCAGCTGCCCAGGCACGAAAAGGGTTCTGGGACTACTTCAGCCAGAGCAGTGGGGACAAAGGCACAGTGGAGCTGACTCAGCAGCAGAAGCTGGCCCAGGAGTCCCT caaCCTGAAGGACAGCCTGGAGCAAGACCTCAACACTGTGGACACGTTGCTGGAAAAGTTGGGTCCTctgggtgggcagggcagggagtcTCCGGGGCTCCCCCACGACCCGGTGGCCGTCAggcagcagctgcaggaggagctggaggaggtgAGGACGCGCCTGGAGCCCTACATGGCCGAGGCGCACGAGCGCGTGGGCTGGCACCTGGAGGGCCTGCGGCGGCAGCTGCTGCCTTACACCGTGGAGCTGATGGAGCAGGTGGCCCTGCGCGTCCAGGAGCTGCAGGAGCAGCTGCGCCTGCTGGGAGCCGACGCCCAGGCCCGGCTGTGGGAGCTGCCCGGCCGCGTGGTGCAGCACACGAGCCGCGTGCAGGAGCTCGTGCACCCCTACGCCGAGCGCCTGGTGAGCGGCATCGGGCGCCACGTGCAGGAGCTGCAGCGCAGCGTGGCCCCGCACGCCGCCCACGCCAGCCCCGCACGCCTCGGCCGCTGCGTGCAGGCGCTGTCCCGCAAGCTCACGCGCGAGGCCCAGGCGCTGCACGCGCGCATCCGGCACAACCTGGAGCAGCTGCGCCACGAGCTGGGCGCCTTCGCCCGCGCCGACGCCGGCCGCGACCCGCAGGAGCTGTCTGCCGAGGTGGGCCGGCAGCTGCAGGCCTTCCGCCACGACACCTTCCTGCAGATCGCCGCCTTCACCCGCGCCCTGGACCAGGAGACCGCGCAGGTGCAGCAGCAGCTGGCGCCGCCCCCGCCGGGCCACCGGGCCTTCGTCCCCGACTTCCCCGCCGGGGACAGCGACGAGGCACGGAGAGAGCTGCAGGCGCGTCTGGATGACCTGTGGGAGGACATCAGCTACGGCCTGGAGGACCGGCTCCACCCACCGGGGCAGCCCTGA